A window of Juglans regia cultivar Chandler chromosome 7, Walnut 2.0, whole genome shotgun sequence contains these coding sequences:
- the LOC108999350 gene encoding (+)-neomenthol dehydrogenase-like has translation MYGQRHPTNPSEVFRQTYESTEECIRTNYYGAKRMADSLIPLLQLSDSPRIVNVSSSAGKLGNIPNRWANGVVTDDNNLTEERVDEVVHEFLKDFKEGSLETKGWPPHMSAYVVSKTALNAYTRILAKRYPSFCINCVCPGFVKTDMNDNTGVLSLEEGAAHLVRLALLPNGGPSGLFFVQQEVSPF, from the exons ATGTACGGACAACGTCATCCAACCAATCCGAGTGAAGTATTTAGACAGACTTATGAGTCGACAGAAGAATGCATTCGAACCAACTACTATGGTGCTAAAAGAATGGCAGATTCGCTTATCCCACTCCTCCAATTATCTGACTCACCAAGAATTGTCAACGTTTCCTCCTCTGCAGGGAAGTTAGGG AACATACCAAACAGATGGGCTAATGGTGTAGTTACTGATGACAACAACCTTACAGAAGAGAGAGTGGATGAAGTAGTGCATGAGTTTCTAAAAGATTTTAAGGAGGGTTCCTTGGAAACTAAAGGCTGGCCTCCTCATATGTCTGCTTATGTAGTCTCCAAAACAGCTTTGAACGCCTACACAAGAATTTTAGCCAAGAGGTACCCGAGTTTCTGCATCAATTGCGTTTGTCCAGGTTTCGTGAAAACTGATATGAACGATAACACCGGTGTCTTATCTCTTGAGGAAGGTGCTGCACATCTTGTGAGGTTAGCGTTGCTACCCAATGGCGGTCCTTCCGGCCTCTTCTTTGTTCAGCAAGAAGTGTCACCTTTCTAG